AGATTATGATAACATATCAACATAATCCACTGTTTGTAATCAAATCTTAAATCTGAATAAGATACAACTTATTTCCCGAACTAATGAAAAAATTAATTATATGTTCATGTTATACACAAATTAGAGACCGAAACTGCCTTTGGCATGTATTTAGCTCAAGTAAGTCTAGAAAATCTAAGAAATCATCAATTATCTATATTATGGAAAATTCAAATAATATATTACAAAAAGCATTAAAATATCATCAGGAAGGAAATTTAAATGATGCGGCAGCGTTTTATCTTCAGGTATACAAAACAAATCCGCATCACATTGATGTAGTCTTTTTAATTGGTACTTTATATTTACAATCGGGAAAACTTGATGCTGCTGCTACATTTTTGAAAAAAGTAATTATACTCAATCCAAACCATGTAAAGGCCCACAATAATCTTGGTATTATTTTTCAGAATCAGGGTAAACTTGATGAAGCAGTAGAAAGTTATTATAGAGCATTGAACCTTGCACCAGATAATGCTGAAGCATTCTATAATCTAGGTACTGTATATAACAAACAGCGTAAATATGATAAGGCTCTAGAAAACTACAAACATGCAATACTCTTCAGACCGGATAACTATGATGCACACTTAAATATTGGTAACATTTTCCAGGAACTTGGAAAACCTGAAGATGCCGCAACATGTTATAGGAAAGTAATTACACTTAAACCTGATTTCGTAATAGCGCACAATAACCTTGGCATCGTGCTTTCCAAACTGTGTAAACATGATGACGCACTAAAAAGTTTTAGAAACGCACTAAATCTTAAGCCAGTAGACCCGAAAATACACAGTAATATCGCATCAGCATTGAAAGAGTCCGGCAGGCTGGATGAAGCAATGGAGAGCTGTAAAAAAGCAATTGAATTAGACTCCAATCATGCTGAAGCATACAACAATCTAGGTACTATTTTACAAAAAACCGGTAATCATGAAGATGCTATTATTAACTACAATAAGGCAATAAGACTGAAACCTGAAGACCCTGATACACACAATAACCTGGGTTCAGCACTTAAAGAGTTGGGCAGAATTGATGAAGCCAAGGTTAGTTGCCGTCGTGCAATTGCTATTAATCCTGAATACGCAGACGCCTACAATAATCTTGGTACGATTCTTCAGGAAGAAGGCAGACTTGATGAAGCGATTACAAACTATAAACAAGTGATAATGATTAACGTTAACCATGCCATGGCATACAGTAACCTTGGCACGGCATTGCATGAACAAGGCAAATTTGAAAAGGCGCTACAGAATTGTCAACATGCAGTAACTCTCAATCAACACCATCCTTATTTACACAACAATTTGGGGACTATATTACAGGAATTGAGGAAGTTTGACGAAGCAATTGTAAGCTATAATCGTGCCATTGAACTTAAACCTGACTATGCGGAAGCGTATGGCAATCTTGGTGCTGTCTATAAAAAACAGGGCAATGCTGAAGATGCTTTAACTTATTACAAGAAATCACGAGAACTAAAACCTCTTAATGCTGAGGTACACAAAAATATTGGTATCATACTAGAGGAATTTGGTAATACACATGATGCGCTTATTAGTTATCAAAAATCATTACAATTAAAACATAATCCGGGAATTGAAATAAAGGTAGCTCTACTACATCCCACTATAAATGAGTCGCAGGAATCTATAAAACAGTACAGAAAAAATCTCTTTAAAGGCTTAGAGGCACTGAATACCAAAGGGCTTAAGATTGAAGATCCTACGACAGAAATAGGTTCAACAAATTTCTTCCTTGTATACCAGGGGCTGGATGACAAGGAAATACAGAAAAAAATCGCATCTTTTCATATTAATGTCTGTCCTGAACTTTCCTGGATATCACCTGACATTAATAAAGAACGTTCACAATCAAATAAAAAGATCAAACTAGGCATAATCTCTCACTATCTTACTAACCACACTATCGGACTGTTAAACCATGGAATTATTAAACATATCTGCAGGGAACGTTTTCACGTTACATTATTTCGGTTTAATGACGAAGACGAGAATGCTACGTCAAAAGCCATAGATTGTGATGCAGATGATGTTATTGTGTTGCCGAGAAAGTTAAAACCTGCACGTCAAAAAATTGCAGAATGTTCACTGGATATTTTGTTTTATCTTGAAATTGGTATGGATACTTTAACTTACTTTCTGGCGTTCTCACGTCTGGCACCGGTCCAATGTGTCACATGGGGACACCCTGTAACGACTGGAATTCCTAATATAGACTATTTTATTTCATCTGAAATGGCCGAATTGCCTGGAGCAGAAAAGCATTACACGGAACAACTGGTCCTCCCGGACAGACTAACTATCTATTACTATCGACCCAAGCTTACACAAGAACTACGGCCAAGAGAATATTTTGGTCTACACAAAAATTATAATCTATACGTATGCCCACAGACCCTTTTCAAATTACACCCCGATTTTGACAAAACTCTGGGAAATCTCTTACGTAAAGACAAATATGGATTATTAGTGTTAATCGAAGGAAAATACAAACATTGGGAAAAAATGCTGCTTGACCGTTTCTCCAGAACATTTTCTGATGTTATAGCCCGTGTAAAGTTTCTACCCAGAATGGCTACAAATGAGTATTTATCTTTACTGAATATTTCGGACGTACTTCTGGATCCACCTCACTATGGAGGCGGCAATACAAGTCTGGAGGCTTTTGCATTTAACATTCCGATTGTAACATGGCCGGGTGATTATTTACGCAGCAGACTGACTCTCGCTCTCTATAAGAAGCTAAATATAATGGAATGTGTAGTCGACAATAGTGTGTCATATGTTGATACAGCATATCGACTTGCAAATGATAAAGCATGGAGAAGTGAAATAACAGAAAGAATTAAATTGAAAGCAGATTGTTTGTATGAAGACAGGGAAAGCGTACATGAACTGGAACAATTCTTTGAAATGGCAATTGAAAAAGCATACAACAGAAAATAATTATATTCATTATTAGATAATACTAAAATTCAATTCCAGGAGAAATTATGCGACCATTACTGGATATGGATGTAATCCAGATAGAAATCACTAATGCATGTGTACACCAATGTGCTAACTGTACACGGCTGGTCGGTCACTCAAAAAAACCATTCTTTATGGATTTAGACTTCTTCAAGAAAGCGGTAGATTCACTTGTAGATTATCCAAAGATTATAGGAATTATGGGTGGTGAGCCCCTGCTGCATCCTCAGTTTACAGAGATGGCTGCATATCTTAAATCAAAGGTCCCCGATAAAATAAAATGTGGTCTATGGTCAACACTGCCAAAGGGAAAAGAGAAGTACGCTCCTATAATTGCTGATGTATTCGGTAATGTACTTTTAAACGACCATACACTGGGCAAGTTGTATCATTCTCCGATACTTGTTTCGGCAAATGAATCTGTCGTAGACAAATTTAAAATGTGGTACCTCATTGACCATTGCTGGGTACAAAACTGTTGGAGCGCCTCAATCAACCCTAAAGGAGCTTTTTTCTGTGAAATAGCAGCAGCCTTCGATATTGTTTTTGATGGACCGGGTGGTTGGACTGTGTCACCGGAATGGTGGAAAAAAACTCCGAAGGACTATGTAGAACAGATGAAGCAGTATTGTGTTAATTGTAGCGCCGCACTTCCATTGCATGCCAGGCTTGATACGGAGGAGACTGATGACATAAGCAAGGGTAATCTTGAACGATTGATCAAAGTTGGTTCGCCAAAAGTAAAACGAGGAAAGTATTCCATTTATGACAAGGGAGAAAGAGACAGCAATTACCATATTAACGAATTCCGGAATAATATTGAATATCAAATGAAAATTGCTGACAAGTATGGATTATATTTGAGGCAAAACAAACTTGGATACCTCCAGCCATTTTTAAAAAACACTCCAAAGAGTCAAGATGAAATTAATATAAAGGATTGTCTGCAGAAAGGACACACATATCATCAAGCGGGAAATTTAAAAGAAGCATCTATACTTTATCAGAAAATACTTGCACAACAGCAGGAACATATTGATGCAAACTTCCTCCTGGGCACATTATATCTTCAAGCTGGAAATCTCGATAAAGCTGCCGAGCTCCTGCAAAAAACAGTTTTGCTCAAACCAGATCATGTAGAAGCTAATAATAATCTGGGTACAGTACTTCAGAATCAAGGTAAACTTGATGAGGCGGCAGAGAGTTACAAAAGAGCATTATGTCTTGCACCGGATTATTCTGAAGCATTTTATAATTTAGGCAATATATTTTACAAACAGCATAAATTTAATAAGGCGATTGAACATTACAAACAGGCAATTATTTTAAAGCCGGACGATCATGAGGCATTTTTAAATCTTGGAAATGTGTTTAAGGAACTTGGAAAAATTGATGACGCGGAGAGAGAATATAGAAAGTCAATCTCTCTGAAACCTGACTATCCAGTAGCACACAGTCGACTTGGAGCGATTCTTCAGGAACTGGGCAAACTTGATGAGTCTATTAAAAGTATTAAACGTGCACAAATTCTTGATCCGGATAATATTGATATTCTCAATAATCTTGCTACTATTCTTTCAAAACAGGGAGAATATGATGAAGCGATAGAGAGCTACAATAGAGCCTTAAAATTAAAACCAGATGCATACCTTATACAGACTAATCTTGCTTCCACACTTAAAGATTCAGGCAGATTAGAAGAGGCATTAACCAGTTGTAACAAAGCAATAGAGATAAACCCAAATTATCCTGAATCACATAACACGCTTGGTGTGATACTGCAAGGGTCCGGTCAACTTGAGGAAGCGGTAAAAAGCTATAAAAAGGCAATAGAACTTCAACCGGACAATCCAGAGTTATACAGTAACCTTGGTTCCGTACTTAAAGAGCTGGATAGGTTTGATGAAGCAGTCGAATGCTGCAAACACTCGATTGAACTCAATCCGGAGAACGCCGATGCATTCAACAATCTTGGCACAATACTTCAAGAACAGAGAAAACTTGACGAAGCAATAGCAAATTATAAACAAGCAATAAAGCTTATGCCGGACCATGCAAGAGCACACAGTAACCTTGGCACGGTATCACAGAAACAGGGTAACACGGTGGAAGCGGTATTATATTGCCACCTGGCAGTAACACTTAATCCCGGTAGTGCTGAACTCCACAACAACCTTGGCGCAATACTCCAGAAACAGGAGAGGGTTGACGAAGCAATAACGTGTTATG
The window above is part of the Candidatus Scalindua japonica genome. Proteins encoded here:
- a CDS encoding tetratricopeptide repeat protein → MENSNNILQKALKYHQEGNLNDAAAFYLQVYKTNPHHIDVVFLIGTLYLQSGKLDAAATFLKKVIILNPNHVKAHNNLGIIFQNQGKLDEAVESYYRALNLAPDNAEAFYNLGTVYNKQRKYDKALENYKHAILFRPDNYDAHLNIGNIFQELGKPEDAATCYRKVITLKPDFVIAHNNLGIVLSKLCKHDDALKSFRNALNLKPVDPKIHSNIASALKESGRLDEAMESCKKAIELDSNHAEAYNNLGTILQKTGNHEDAIINYNKAIRLKPEDPDTHNNLGSALKELGRIDEAKVSCRRAIAINPEYADAYNNLGTILQEEGRLDEAITNYKQVIMINVNHAMAYSNLGTALHEQGKFEKALQNCQHAVTLNQHHPYLHNNLGTILQELRKFDEAIVSYNRAIELKPDYAEAYGNLGAVYKKQGNAEDALTYYKKSRELKPLNAEVHKNIGIILEEFGNTHDALISYQKSLQLKHNPGIEIKVALLHPTINESQESIKQYRKNLFKGLEALNTKGLKIEDPTTEIGSTNFFLVYQGLDDKEIQKKIASFHINVCPELSWISPDINKERSQSNKKIKLGIISHYLTNHTIGLLNHGIIKHICRERFHVTLFRFNDEDENATSKAIDCDADDVIVLPRKLKPARQKIAECSLDILFYLEIGMDTLTYFLAFSRLAPVQCVTWGHPVTTGIPNIDYFISSEMAELPGAEKHYTEQLVLPDRLTIYYYRPKLTQELRPREYFGLHKNYNLYVCPQTLFKLHPDFDKTLGNLLRKDKYGLLVLIEGKYKHWEKMLLDRFSRTFSDVIARVKFLPRMATNEYLSLLNISDVLLDPPHYGGGNTSLEAFAFNIPIVTWPGDYLRSRLTLALYKKLNIMECVVDNSVSYVDTAYRLANDKAWRSEITERIKLKADCLYEDRESVHELEQFFEMAIEKAYNRK
- a CDS encoding tetratricopeptide repeat protein, encoding MRPLLDMDVIQIEITNACVHQCANCTRLVGHSKKPFFMDLDFFKKAVDSLVDYPKIIGIMGGEPLLHPQFTEMAAYLKSKVPDKIKCGLWSTLPKGKEKYAPIIADVFGNVLLNDHTLGKLYHSPILVSANESVVDKFKMWYLIDHCWVQNCWSASINPKGAFFCEIAAAFDIVFDGPGGWTVSPEWWKKTPKDYVEQMKQYCVNCSAALPLHARLDTEETDDISKGNLERLIKVGSPKVKRGKYSIYDKGERDSNYHINEFRNNIEYQMKIADKYGLYLRQNKLGYLQPFLKNTPKSQDEINIKDCLQKGHTYHQAGNLKEASILYQKILAQQQEHIDANFLLGTLYLQAGNLDKAAELLQKTVLLKPDHVEANNNLGTVLQNQGKLDEAAESYKRALCLAPDYSEAFYNLGNIFYKQHKFNKAIEHYKQAIILKPDDHEAFLNLGNVFKELGKIDDAEREYRKSISLKPDYPVAHSRLGAILQELGKLDESIKSIKRAQILDPDNIDILNNLATILSKQGEYDEAIESYNRALKLKPDAYLIQTNLASTLKDSGRLEEALTSCNKAIEINPNYPESHNTLGVILQGSGQLEEAVKSYKKAIELQPDNPELYSNLGSVLKELDRFDEAVECCKHSIELNPENADAFNNLGTILQEQRKLDEAIANYKQAIKLMPDHARAHSNLGTVSQKQGNTVEAVLYCHLAVTLNPGSAELHNNLGAILQKQERVDEAITCYDNAIELEPDYTEAHLNRSFALLLTGKYKEGWEENEWRLKTKAHCLRKFHNLRWDGSPLKGKTILVYAEQGFGDTIQFVRYLPMVQEQGGRVIFECHKSLHRLLRDCTGIDKVVEKTTEPKITFDTHISLLSLPGIFNTTLNSIPSETPYISVNSGLAKLWRNLHTYNNDFKIGIVWAGNAENKRDNIRSCSLKDFYPLLNIQGTAFYSLQKGPASGETENTPPGIKIINLNNQLRDFADTAAIIDNLDLVISVDTAVAHLAGALGKPVWNLLHFAPDWRWLLNRNDSPWYPEMRLFRQNILNDWTYLFKEVKNALLQEVNDIKKNN